Proteins from one Synergistaceae bacterium genomic window:
- a CDS encoding helix-turn-helix transcriptional regulator, whose protein sequence is MKRYEYECPLSLALEIIGGKWKALVLYHLRKGSRRTGELRRCLPNITQKMLTQVLRELERDNLVRRQVFDTVPPKVEYSLTDLGETVKPVLSAICSWGYVYAEHMAPQAEIVFKSA, encoded by the coding sequence ATGAAACGTTACGAATACGAATGTCCGCTGTCTCTGGCTTTGGAGATCATTGGAGGGAAATGGAAGGCCCTCGTGCTCTACCACCTGCGGAAGGGGTCGCGCCGAACGGGGGAGTTGAGGCGCTGTCTGCCGAACATCACGCAAAAAATGCTCACGCAGGTTCTCAGGGAACTGGAGCGCGACAATCTGGTGCGGCGGCAGGTGTTCGACACCGTGCCGCCGAAAGTGGAATACTCCCTCACCGATCTGGGAGAAACCGTAAAACCCGTTTTGAGCGCTATTTGTTCCTGGGGTTATGTTTACGCCGAGCACATGGCGCCCCAGGCGGAGATCGTCTTCAAGTCCGCCTGA